The proteins below are encoded in one region of Myxocyprinus asiaticus isolate MX2 ecotype Aquarium Trade chromosome 13, UBuf_Myxa_2, whole genome shotgun sequence:
- the LOC127450716 gene encoding E3 ubiquitin-protein ligase TRIM35-like isoform X3: MSANLPEEDLSCPVCCEIFKHPVLLPCSHSFCRSCLEHFWDSASSRSCPVCRRRASKKSPPSNRALKNLCEAFLLGRGQGNASGSNTLCWRHGEKFKLFCLVDQEPICVVCQASKMHKGHDCSPTEEAALDCKDKLSAAMKVLQHKLEVFSKARQSSAFTLEYIKIQAQRVERQMKEEFLKLHQFLYEEEERRLSSLMEEEAHRVEAMKNRDDDIAWRISSLTDMLSTMEQTINAEDLTLLQNFKATNEGSWSTLQDPECVSGSLLDEPKYLGNLKYKVWQKMQAVAKYTHLDAAECTATFLEPSALLCPHRGNRDRRVLASSDPAVAMEAFPLPPTLPAKDQRSLSPATSAHCQGPWRSFPCYKCSCSRPWRPPDIFPALEPLNPLSAMVPPDLMPCSLQLPWSACPVR, translated from the exons ATGTCTGCAAATCTTCCAGAAGAGGACCTCTCCTGTCCCGTGTGCTGTGAAATCTTCAAGCATCCAGTTCTTCTGCCATGCAGCCACAGTTTCTGCAGGAGCTGTTTGGAGCACTTCTGGGATAGCGCAAGTTCTCGCAGCTGCCCCGTCTGCAGGAGAAGAGCTTCCAAGAAAAGCCCTCCCTCTAATCGGGCCCTCAAAAACCTGTGTGAAGCTTTTCTGCTGGGGAGAGGCCAGGGCAATGCTTCTGGATCCAACACATTGTGCTGGAGACATGGTGAAAAGTTCAAACTTTTCTGTTTAGTAGATCAAGAACCCATCTGTGTGGTATGCCAAGCTTCAAAAATGCACAAAGGTCATGACTGCTCTCCCACAGAAGAGGCGGCTCTGGATTGTAAG GATAAACTCTCTGCTGCCATGAAAGTATTGCAACATAAGCTGGAAGTATTCAGTAAAGCAAGACAGTCCTCTGCCTTTACTTTGGAGTACATAAAG ATTCAGGCACAGCGAGTTGAGAGACAAATGAAAGAGGAGTTTCTCAAGCTTCACCAGTTTCTGTATGAGGAGGAAGAGCGCCGGTTGTCATCACTCATGGAGGAAGAAgcgcatagagtggaggccatgaAGAACAGAGATGATGATATTGCATGGAGGATATCATCTCTTACAGACATGCTCAGCACAATGGAACAAACCATAAACGCTGAAGATTTGACATTGTTGCAG AACTTCAAAGCTACCAATGAGGG ATCATGGAGCACATTGCAGGATCCAGAATGTGTATCTGGATCTTTGTTGGATGAGCCTAAGTATCTTGGCAACCTGAAGTACAAGGTCTGGCAGAAGATGCAGGCAGTTGCAAAATATA CTCACCTGGATGCGGCTGAGTGCACTGCAACTTTCCTTGAGCCCTCAGCTTTGCTTTGCCCTCATAGAGGGAATAGGGATAGGAGGGTTCTCGCCTCATCTGACCCTGCCGTGGCTATGGAGGCCTTTCCACTGCCGCCAACGCTGCCTGCCAAGGACCAGAGAAGCCTTTCTCCTGCCACTAGCGCTCACTGCCAAgggccatggaggtcgtttccatgCTACAAGTGCTCCtgttcacggccatggaggccaccGGACATCTTCCCCGCTCTAGAGCCGCTCAACCCCCTTTCCGCTATGGTTCCACCCGACCTCATGCCTTGTTCGCTGCAGCTCCCATGGAGCGCCTGCCCTGTCCGCTG A
- the LOC127450716 gene encoding zinc-binding protein A33-like isoform X1, which translates to MSANLPEEDLSCPVCCEIFKHPVLLPCSHSFCRSCLEHFWDSASSRSCPVCRRRASKKSPPSNRALKNLCEAFLLGRGQGNASGSNTLCWRHGEKFKLFCLVDQEPICVVCQASKMHKGHDCSPTEEAALDCKDKLSAAMKVLQHKLEVFSKARQSSAFTLEYIKIQAQRVERQMKEEFLKLHQFLYEEEERRLSSLMEEEAHRVEAMKNRDDDIAWRISSLTDMLSTMEQTINAEDLTLLQNFKATNEGSWSTLQDPECVSGSLLDEPKYLGNLKYKVWQKMQAVAKYNPIILDPNTAHPCLTLSDDLTSLHYSIPNHGRPDNPERFHVSAEVLGSTAFSSASHCWEIEVGENEDWILGLASENVKRDQEVPARPENGFWTICLRDGQYRAMASPPTALKVNEKLQRVKVQLNWDRREVVFSNSACQEILYSFNHAFTEKLLPYFYTQSKHPLRILSKPVLVSIKEEGLCLGK; encoded by the exons ATGTCTGCAAATCTTCCAGAAGAGGACCTCTCCTGTCCCGTGTGCTGTGAAATCTTCAAGCATCCAGTTCTTCTGCCATGCAGCCACAGTTTCTGCAGGAGCTGTTTGGAGCACTTCTGGGATAGCGCAAGTTCTCGCAGCTGCCCCGTCTGCAGGAGAAGAGCTTCCAAGAAAAGCCCTCCCTCTAATCGGGCCCTCAAAAACCTGTGTGAAGCTTTTCTGCTGGGGAGAGGCCAGGGCAATGCTTCTGGATCCAACACATTGTGCTGGAGACATGGTGAAAAGTTCAAACTTTTCTGTTTAGTAGATCAAGAACCCATCTGTGTGGTATGCCAAGCTTCAAAAATGCACAAAGGTCATGACTGCTCTCCCACAGAAGAGGCGGCTCTGGATTGTAAG GATAAACTCTCTGCTGCCATGAAAGTATTGCAACATAAGCTGGAAGTATTCAGTAAAGCAAGACAGTCCTCTGCCTTTACTTTGGAGTACATAAAG ATTCAGGCACAGCGAGTTGAGAGACAAATGAAAGAGGAGTTTCTCAAGCTTCACCAGTTTCTGTATGAGGAGGAAGAGCGCCGGTTGTCATCACTCATGGAGGAAGAAgcgcatagagtggaggccatgaAGAACAGAGATGATGATATTGCATGGAGGATATCATCTCTTACAGACATGCTCAGCACAATGGAACAAACCATAAACGCTGAAGATTTGACATTGTTGCAG AACTTCAAAGCTACCAATGAGGG ATCATGGAGCACATTGCAGGATCCAGAATGTGTATCTGGATCTTTGTTGGATGAGCCTAAGTATCTTGGCAACCTGAAGTACAAGGTCTGGCAGAAGATGCAGGCAGTTGCAAAATATA ATCCTATAATTCTGGACCCAAACACAGCTCACCCTTGTCTGACACTGTCAGATGACCTCACCAGTCTCCACTATAGCATCCCAAACCACGGTCGCCCTGATAACCCTGAACGTTTCCACGTGAGTGCAGAGGTGCTGGGCTCCACTGCCTTTAGCTCAGCAAGCCACTGCTGGGAGATTGAGGTCGGCGAAAATGAAGACTGGATCCTGGGCTTGGCCAGCGAGAATGTGAAGAGAGATCAGGAAGTGCCTGCGAGACCAGAGAATGGCTTCTGGACCATCTGCCTGCGTGATGGGCAATACAGGGCCATGGCATCACCCCCGACAGCTCTTAAAGTGAATGAAAAACTGCAGAGGGTCAAAGTTCAGCTGAACTGGGATCGTAGGGAGGTGGTTTTCTCAAACTCAGCATGTCAAGAGATTCTATACTCTTTCAATCATGCCTTTACAGAGAAGTTGTTACCGTATTTCTACACACAAAGTAAACATCCTTTAAGAATCTTATCCAAGCCAGTGTTGGTATCCATTAAAGAGGAGGGTTTATGTTTAGGAAAATAA
- the LOC127450716 gene encoding E3 ubiquitin-protein ligase TRIM35-like isoform X2 gives MSANLPEEDLSCPVCCEIFKHPVLLPCSHSFCRSCLEHFWDSASSRSCPVCRRRASKKSPPSNRALKNLCEAFLLGRGQGNASGSNTLCWRHGEKFKLFCLVDQEPICVVCQASKMHKGHDCSPTEEAALDCKDKLSAAMKVLQHKLEVFSKARQSSAFTLEYIKIQAQRVERQMKEEFLKLHQFLYEEEERRLSSLMEEEAHRVEAMKNRDDDIAWRISSLTDMLSTMEQTINAEDLTLLQNFKATNEGSWSTLQDPECVSGSLLDEPKYLGNLKYKVWQKMQAVAKYTHLDAAECTATFLEPSALLCPHRGNRDRRVLASSDPAVAMEAFPLPPTLPAKDQRSLSPATSAHCQGPWRSFPCYKCSCSRPWRPPDIFPALEPLNPLSAMVPPDLMPCSLQLPWSACPVRW, from the exons ATGTCTGCAAATCTTCCAGAAGAGGACCTCTCCTGTCCCGTGTGCTGTGAAATCTTCAAGCATCCAGTTCTTCTGCCATGCAGCCACAGTTTCTGCAGGAGCTGTTTGGAGCACTTCTGGGATAGCGCAAGTTCTCGCAGCTGCCCCGTCTGCAGGAGAAGAGCTTCCAAGAAAAGCCCTCCCTCTAATCGGGCCCTCAAAAACCTGTGTGAAGCTTTTCTGCTGGGGAGAGGCCAGGGCAATGCTTCTGGATCCAACACATTGTGCTGGAGACATGGTGAAAAGTTCAAACTTTTCTGTTTAGTAGATCAAGAACCCATCTGTGTGGTATGCCAAGCTTCAAAAATGCACAAAGGTCATGACTGCTCTCCCACAGAAGAGGCGGCTCTGGATTGTAAG GATAAACTCTCTGCTGCCATGAAAGTATTGCAACATAAGCTGGAAGTATTCAGTAAAGCAAGACAGTCCTCTGCCTTTACTTTGGAGTACATAAAG ATTCAGGCACAGCGAGTTGAGAGACAAATGAAAGAGGAGTTTCTCAAGCTTCACCAGTTTCTGTATGAGGAGGAAGAGCGCCGGTTGTCATCACTCATGGAGGAAGAAgcgcatagagtggaggccatgaAGAACAGAGATGATGATATTGCATGGAGGATATCATCTCTTACAGACATGCTCAGCACAATGGAACAAACCATAAACGCTGAAGATTTGACATTGTTGCAG AACTTCAAAGCTACCAATGAGGG ATCATGGAGCACATTGCAGGATCCAGAATGTGTATCTGGATCTTTGTTGGATGAGCCTAAGTATCTTGGCAACCTGAAGTACAAGGTCTGGCAGAAGATGCAGGCAGTTGCAAAATATA CTCACCTGGATGCGGCTGAGTGCACTGCAACTTTCCTTGAGCCCTCAGCTTTGCTTTGCCCTCATAGAGGGAATAGGGATAGGAGGGTTCTCGCCTCATCTGACCCTGCCGTGGCTATGGAGGCCTTTCCACTGCCGCCAACGCTGCCTGCCAAGGACCAGAGAAGCCTTTCTCCTGCCACTAGCGCTCACTGCCAAgggccatggaggtcgtttccatgCTACAAGTGCTCCtgttcacggccatggaggccaccGGACATCTTCCCCGCTCTAGAGCCGCTCAACCCCCTTTCCGCTATGGTTCCACCCGACCTCATGCCTTGTTCGCTGCAGCTCCCATGGAGCGCCTGCCCTGTCCGCTGGTGA